ATAGGTGTTGCTGCAGCTTATGGAATGGCTTTAGCTGAATTAAATGGGGACGATATAGAAAAAGCATATATTGAATTAAAAGAAACAAGGCCAACTGCGGTAAATTTATTCTGGGCACTTGAAAAAATCATTGACGCAAAAAATTCTGGAAAATCAATATTGGAAGAAGCTAAATTAATCCATGAAGAAGATATTGAACTTTGCAGAAAAATCGGAGAGATTGGGGAAGTTTTATTTGAAGATGGAGATACAATTTTAACGCACTGTAACGCAGGAGCACTTGCAACGTCTGCTTATGGAACTGCATTAAGTGTAATTCGATTTGCACACTACAACGGAAAAAAGATAAATGTACTCTCAGATGAAACAAGACCAAGATTACAGGGTGCAAAATTAACCTGTTTTGAATTAAATTATGAAAATATTCCTGTAAAAGCGATATGTGATAACACTGCAGGGTTTATGATGAGTAAAGGATTAGTTGACAAGATAATCGTTGGTGCTGACAGGATTCTTTCAGATTATCATGTTTTTAATAAAATTGGAACTTATTCGCTTGCAATACTTGCAAAATACCACAATATTCCTTTTTACGTTGCAGCACCCTATTCGACTTTTGATTTTGAAAGTAAGGTGGGAGATATCGTTATTGAAGAAAGAGACGAATCTGAAGTAACACATATTGATAACGTAAGAATTGTGGCAAAAGGAGTTTCTGCATACAATTTTGCATTTGATTGCACTCCTCCAGAACTAATTACTGGAATAATTACAGAAAAAGAGATAATTTATCCAAACAAATAATTTCAGGCTTTTTTTATATTTTTCATTTTTTTAGATATTTACTATATTTTTAAAAATTTGGGATTTAACTACGGATGTACGAAAACTTGAAAAACATTTTATAATATGCGCTCTACTCTACATTACAGTATAAATACCATAATAATCATTAGTTTTGTTAATGTTTACGAATGAATCACAGATGAATTAACTAGATGTAAGGTGAAATGGTGTATTTAATAGCAGATTGGAGAAGAACTCACTACTCAGAAGAAGTAATTCCTGAAATGGACGGTCAGGAAGTTATTTTGATGGGTTGGGTTCACTCAATAAGGGCGTTAGGAAAACTCGCATTTGTAATTTTGAGAGACAGGGAAGGAACAATTCAAGCAGTAGTTCCAAAACAGAAAGTTGACGAAGAAACATTTGCAATCGCAAAAAAATTGGGAAAAGAAGACATAATTGCAATTAGGGGAAAAGTAGTTGCAAACGAAAAAGCTCCAAAAGGATTTGAAGTAATTCCTATAGAAATAAGAGTTCTTAACAAAGCTGATGCACCGCTTCCACTTGATCCTTCAGAAAAAGTTGCTGCAGAAATCGATACAAGACTCGACAAAAGGTTTTTAGATATCAGAAGACCAAAAATTCAGGCAATATTTAAAATAAGATCTGAAATGTTAAGGTCAATTAGAAAAACATTTGCAGACGGCGGATTTGTTGAGGTAAACACTCCAAAATTGGTTGCAAGTGCAACAGAAGGTGGAACTGAATTATTCCCTATTTCATACTTTGAAAAAGAAGCATTTTTAGGTCAAAGCCCACAGCTTTACAAACAGATGATGATGGCTGGTGGATTCGACAAAGTGTTCGAAATTGCACAGATTTTCAGGGCAGAGGAACACAACACGAGAAGACACTTAAACGAAGCAATTTCAATCGATACAGAAATGTCATTTGTAAACGAAAAAGATGCTATGGCAATGCTTGAAAAAGTAGTTTACAATTGTTACGCAGATATCGAATACAACAGACCTCAAGAAATTGAACTTTTAGAATTAAACTGGGAAATTCCTGAAAAAACATTCGATAAAATAACTTACACCGAAGCAATCGATATTGCAAATGCAAAAGGCGTAGAAATTGAATGGGGAGAAGATTTATCAAGAGCTGCTGAAAGAGCAGTTGGTGACGAAATGGGCGGCCTTTACTTTATTACTGAATGGCCAACACAGACAAGACCATTTTACACCCTTCCACACAAACACGACAATAAAGTTTGTAAAGCATTTGACTTGATGTACAAAGAACTTGAAATATCATCAGGAGCTCAAAGAGTTCACAAATACGACCTTTTAGTTGAAAACATCTCAAACATGGGCATGAATCCAGATTCATTTGAGACTTACCTTGAAGCATTCAAATTTGGAATGCCTCCACACGCAGGATGGGGACTTGGTGCTGACAGGTTTGCAATGGTTTTAACCGCACAGGATAACATCAGAGAATGTGTGTTATTCCCAAGAGACAGGCAAAGATTAACTCCATAATCATGCCTTTTTGGTCTTAACTCCAATGATACAGATATATATAACAAGAAATTCAAGTTATGTTATTTTCCAGAAAAGGTGAAATCTATGGTTTCTAAAGATGATGTATTGAACGCATTAAAACAGGTAGCAGATCCGCACATGGGAATCAGCATTGTTGAGATGGGACTCATATCCGATGTGGAAGTTGGGGATGAAGGTGTAGTTTCATTCACACTTACACCTACAAACCCAGGCTGTATGAGCGTAATTCACATGGCTGGTGGCGCAAAACAGGTTGTAGCTGATCTTGAAGGCGTTAAAAAAGTTAACGTGACAGTCAAAGGACACATGATGGAAGAAGACATAAACAAAATTTTAAGCGATGAACCCATCGAAAAACAATAATTTTTTACTTTTTTCATTTGTAATTTAAAATTTACACACTTAAATTTGTTAGAGTTGATGTTGATGTTTCAAAAACCTAAAGGTACACGGGATTTTTTACCTGAAGAAATGAAAAAAAGGAAAGTAATCGAAAAAAAACTTAGAAAAGTTTTTGACAGTTATAATTTTTCCGAAATAAACACGCCTACATTTGAAAGCTTTGAGTTGCTCTCTAAAAAAACAGGTGACGAAATTAGAACACAGCTTTTTGTTTTCAAGGACCATGGAAATAGGGAAATGGGTTTAAGGCCTGAACTGACCTCTTCAGTTGCAAGGTTCTACATAAACGAATTTAAGAATACTCCAAAACCGGTAAAACTTTACTACTTTACAAACTGTTTTAGGTATGAAAATCCTCAAGCTGGAAGGTACAGGGAATTTTGGCAGATGGGATCCGAATTAATTGGAAGTAAAAAGCCTATTGCTGATGCAGAAGTTATAAACATGGCAATAGACGGTTTAAAAGAAATCAACATGGATTTCGAAATAAATATTGGACACCTCGGTGTTTTAAAAGGTGTTTTTGAAAAATACGATCTTTCAGACGACGAAGGAACTGAAATAAGACGTCTTATTGATAAAGAAGATATGGAAGGATTAAAAACAGTTTTAAGCAGAATAGAATCCGAAAAGAACATTGAAATTTCGAAAAAAGTATTTGAAGTTTTAGAATTAAAAGGCGGAAGGGAAGTAATTTCCAAATTAAAAGAAAAATTAGCTGAATTTGAAAGTTCAGTGGAAGCTTTAGAAAATCTTGACAGCATTCTTGAATTTGTGCCTCATGAATACATTATTAACTTTGGAATTGCAAGGGGACTTGACTACTACACAGGAATGGTCTTTGAAATTTACGGAAAAAGAGAAGGTGCAAGACAGGTATGTGGTGGTGGAAGGTATGATAATTTAATCGAGCTCTTCGAAGGTGAGCCAAGCCCTGCTGTTGGATTTGCATATGGTTTTGACAGGATTATGTTAAATATTGATGATTTTCAAGTTGAAGAAGAAGCAATATTTGTAGTTCCTGTTAAAAGTAGCGATATGTTGCTTAATGAATGTTTTAAAATTGCAAAAACATTAAGAGACGCTGGAAAATCCGTAGAATTAGATTTAATGGGCAGAAAATTAAATAAGGCACTTAACTATGCAAACAACAAAGGCATCAAAAAAGTACTGATTGTCGGTGAAAATGACATTTCGGAAGGAAAAGTTGCTTTGAAAAATATGGAAACCGGAGAACAGTCATTAATTGAGTTAAATGATATTTTAACTATCTAATTTAATTTTTTAATTAAAAAAGTAAAATTATTTCGTAAGAATTATTTCGATTGTGGATACGTTTATGGATTTTCCATCTTCGCTCTGCACATGGTCAGTTCCCAAATTTATTTCTTTAATCTTAATTTCTGACATGAATCTTTTTCTAACCATTTCTTCAACGTCAACAGCCCTGCTGATTGCCTTGCCTCTGGCTTTTATAATGACTTCATCAGCATTTTCGGAGTTAAATTGAGTAATCACTGCAAGGACGTAGTTCATCACGCCTTTGTTTCCAACGTACACCGTATTATCCATCGTATCCCTCCTTAAAATTAACATATTAATTTTGATATATATAATTTATTAATTAATCCTTATCGCAGGGACTTAAATATGGAGATTGATTAAAACGTTTTTGGTGCAAATATGGCCAATTTAGATTTAAAAATGGATATTAAAGGACTTAACGCTATTTCTTCAACGCTTTTTGACTGGGACATCCTAAAAAAACTTTCAGGATATATCGTTTTTACTGAATATATTGGAAGAGGACACAGGGGGGTAGTTTTTAAAGCATTTAGCGATAAATATGTTGATGAAAATGGAAATCATATTATTTTAGCAGTAAAAATTCCAAGACTCGATACTCCAAAAATCACGATTCCACACGAGGGAAAAATTTTAGAAAAAACCAATTCATTTGGAGTTGGCCCAAAAGTTTACGAGTACTCTGAAGCCCATATGGTGATGGAATACGTTGATGGGGAAATGTTAAAAGACTGTATTGATGATTTGACTCCAGAAGAAGTTTTATTTGTAATCGAAGAAACTTTAAGGCAGTGTTTGCGTTTAGATCTTCATAAAATTGATCACACTGAAATTCAGGGTGGAAAGCACATAATGGTTTCAAAAAAAGGAATTTATATTATAGATTTCGATAAGGCGCGTGAACACAGCCCTAAAAACTTTACAAGCGCAATGTCTTTATTATTCGGGGAAAACTATATATCAAAGAAAATAATGCATTTATTAAACCTTTCAGAAGAAAAGATTATATTATTTAGAAAATATGCAAAAAATTATAAAACATTGTTTAAAAACTAAATGGATTTATGGCGATAAAATGGTAAAAATTATTGAGAATGAATTAATCGATGCAGAACCTTTAAAAGATGCGGTTTTAATCGAAGGACTTCCTGGAATCGGGCACGTTGGAAGGGTAGCCGCAGAACACATTGTTGAAGAATTCAACGGTGAAAAAGTTCTCGAACTTTATTGCGACGATTTTCCACCACAAATCGTTGTAAAAGACGATGGAACAATTGAATTCATGAAAAACGAATTCTATCTTGTAAAAGAACCAGTTCCAATGGTAATCGTTCTTGGAAATACCCAAGCATTATCTCCAAAAGGGCAGTACGTTCTTTCAGAAAGAATTGTGGATATTGCAATGAAATATGGGGCTAAAAAAACATACACGCTTGGCGGATTTGGAATTGGAAAAATTTCAGACGATTTAAAAGTGTTTGTAGCTTCAACTTCAAAAGAAATTTCTGAAGAACATAAAGAACTTGGTGCAGAATTTAGAACTGATGGCGGAAGCATAATTGGTGCAGCAGGTTTAATGCTTAAATTTTCAAAATTAAAAGGAATTGAAGGAATTTGTTTAATGGGTGAAACTCCAGGTTATTTGGTTGACCCAAAATCTGCTGGAAATGTGCTTGAAATACTTGCAAAAGCAATCGGGTTTGAAATCGACATGAAAAAACTCGATGAAAGAGCAAAAGAAATGGAAAAATTCTTAGAAAAAGTGCAAATGCAGGAGCAAGGAATGCAAGCTCCACAAAATCACGATGATTTAAGCTACATCGGATAATTTTTATTTTAAAATCTTAAACCTTGTTCTTTTAAAAATCCAGAAATCTGTCTTTTCAAGTGTTCATCTTCTGACTGTATTCCTTGAGGATACACAAATGCGTTATCGTCTATATTTATTCGAGGATAGTCCATTTCGAGAGTTACTTCTTCTAAAAGACATTTTTTAAGGAACATTGTAGTTTTTGTAAGGTTCATGAGTGACGGGGATTTAAATGGTGCATTATTTCTTGGCAATCTCCATTTAGTTCCATAGTAAGAGATGTAATCAGGATTTATCAAAATAAAGACTTCACCATATATTTCAAGAACT
This Methanococcus maripaludis C5 DNA region includes the following protein-coding sequences:
- the mtnA gene encoding S-methyl-5-thioribose-1-phosphate isomerase, producing the protein MSKDLRPIFWNDSEKKLVLIDQRKLPNELVYFECKDYKDVCFAIKDMVVRGAPAIGVAAAYGMALAELNGDDIEKAYIELKETRPTAVNLFWALEKIIDAKNSGKSILEEAKLIHEEDIELCRKIGEIGEVLFEDGDTILTHCNAGALATSAYGTALSVIRFAHYNGKKINVLSDETRPRLQGAKLTCFELNYENIPVKAICDNTAGFMMSKGLVDKIIVGADRILSDYHVFNKIGTYSLAILAKYHNIPFYVAAPYSTFDFESKVGDIVIEERDESEVTHIDNVRIVAKGVSAYNFAFDCTPPELITGIITEKEIIYPNK
- the aspS gene encoding aspartate--tRNA(Asn) ligase, producing the protein MYLIADWRRTHYSEEVIPEMDGQEVILMGWVHSIRALGKLAFVILRDREGTIQAVVPKQKVDEETFAIAKKLGKEDIIAIRGKVVANEKAPKGFEVIPIEIRVLNKADAPLPLDPSEKVAAEIDTRLDKRFLDIRRPKIQAIFKIRSEMLRSIRKTFADGGFVEVNTPKLVASATEGGTELFPISYFEKEAFLGQSPQLYKQMMMAGGFDKVFEIAQIFRAEEHNTRRHLNEAISIDTEMSFVNEKDAMAMLEKVVYNCYADIEYNRPQEIELLELNWEIPEKTFDKITYTEAIDIANAKGVEIEWGEDLSRAAERAVGDEMGGLYFITEWPTQTRPFYTLPHKHDNKVCKAFDLMYKELEISSGAQRVHKYDLLVENISNMGMNPDSFETYLEAFKFGMPPHAGWGLGADRFAMVLTAQDNIRECVLFPRDRQRLTP
- a CDS encoding metal-sulfur cluster assembly factor, with the protein product MVSKDDVLNALKQVADPHMGISIVEMGLISDVEVGDEGVVSFTLTPTNPGCMSVIHMAGGAKQVVADLEGVKKVNVTVKGHMMEEDINKILSDEPIEKQ
- the hisS gene encoding histidine--tRNA ligase, with translation MLMFQKPKGTRDFLPEEMKKRKVIEKKLRKVFDSYNFSEINTPTFESFELLSKKTGDEIRTQLFVFKDHGNREMGLRPELTSSVARFYINEFKNTPKPVKLYYFTNCFRYENPQAGRYREFWQMGSELIGSKKPIADAEVINMAIDGLKEINMDFEINIGHLGVLKGVFEKYDLSDDEGTEIRRLIDKEDMEGLKTVLSRIESEKNIEISKKVFEVLELKGGREVISKLKEKLAEFESSVEALENLDSILEFVPHEYIINFGIARGLDYYTGMVFEIYGKREGARQVCGGGRYDNLIELFEGEPSPAVGFAYGFDRIMLNIDDFQVEEEAIFVVPVKSSDMLLNECFKIAKTLRDAGKSVELDLMGRKLNKALNYANNKGIKKVLIVGENDISEGKVALKNMETGEQSLIELNDILTI
- the albA gene encoding DNA-binding protein Alba encodes the protein MDNTVYVGNKGVMNYVLAVITQFNSENADEVIIKARGKAISRAVDVEEMVRKRFMSEIKIKEINLGTDHVQSEDGKSINVSTIEIILTK
- a CDS encoding serine/threonine protein kinase translates to MANLDLKMDIKGLNAISSTLFDWDILKKLSGYIVFTEYIGRGHRGVVFKAFSDKYVDENGNHIILAVKIPRLDTPKITIPHEGKILEKTNSFGVGPKVYEYSEAHMVMEYVDGEMLKDCIDDLTPEEVLFVIEETLRQCLRLDLHKIDHTEIQGGKHIMVSKKGIYIIDFDKAREHSPKNFTSAMSLLFGENYISKKIMHLLNLSEEKIILFRKYAKNYKTLFKN
- a CDS encoding proteasome assembly chaperone family protein — encoded protein: MVKIIENELIDAEPLKDAVLIEGLPGIGHVGRVAAEHIVEEFNGEKVLELYCDDFPPQIVVKDDGTIEFMKNEFYLVKEPVPMVIVLGNTQALSPKGQYVLSERIVDIAMKYGAKKTYTLGGFGIGKISDDLKVFVASTSKEISEEHKELGAEFRTDGGSIIGAAGLMLKFSKLKGIEGICLMGETPGYLVDPKSAGNVLEILAKAIGFEIDMKKLDERAKEMEKFLEKVQMQEQGMQAPQNHDDLSYIG